From Cydia strobilella chromosome 4, ilCydStro3.1, whole genome shotgun sequence, the proteins below share one genomic window:
- the LOC134741121 gene encoding ER membrane protein complex subunit 5, which produces MSSSFNKMIIIVGFISLFHSAFSAAQHRSYLRITAQEFTGLPLDIVVQAVTSLFAVMWGVLNVAGNLREIHAAAELNTIKWDTQRNLPSFYIFNHRGKALSAEYLPPSSKAELEHLE; this is translated from the exons ATGTCATCGTCCTTTAATAAGATGATTATCATCGTTGGATTCATATCTCTATTTCATTCAGCGTTTTCTGCCGCACAAC ATCGTTCTTACCTAAGAATCACTGCACAAGAGTTCACCGGGCTACCTTTGGAC ATTGTAGTTCAAGCAGTAACCAGCCTGTTCGCAGTAATGTGGGGAGTCCTGAATGTGGCTGGGAACCTCCGCGAAATCCATGCCGCAGCAGAGCTCAATACAATCAAATGGGACACCCAGCGCAACCTGCCCTCATTCTACATCTTTAACCACCGGGGCAAGGCTCTGTCTGCCGAGTATTTACCTCCTAGTAGCAAGGCAGAATTAGAACATTTAGAATAA
- the LOC134740507 gene encoding probable H/ACA ribonucleoprotein complex subunit 1 — MSFRGRGGGGGGRGFGGRGGGGGGGGRGGRGGFGGGRGRGGGGGGFRQQDMGPPESVTPLGHYGWTVQDDLVCKVDIEDVPYFNAPIYLENKEQIGKIDEIFGNLRDYFVSVKLGENIKAKSFKDGQQFYIDPAKLLPLKRFLPQPPGAKRGGRGGRGGGGRGGGGFGGRGGGRGGGGGFGGRGGGGRGGFGGRGGGGGFGGGGGGFGGGGRGGGFGRGGGGRGGGFRGGRR; from the coding sequence ATGTCGTTCCGTGGTAGAGGTGGTGGCGGTGGAGGACGCGGTTTCGGCGGCCGAGGCGGTGGTGGCGGCGGCGGAGGCCGGGGAGGCCGCGGCGGCTTCGGCGGAGGCCGAGGACGTGGCGGCGGCGGAGGAGGTTTCAGACAGCAAGATATGGGCCCCCCTGAAAGCGTGACTCCTCTGGGGCACTACGGCTGGACAGTGCAGGACGACCTGGTCTGCAAAGTCGACATTGAGGACGTACCTTACTTCAACGCGCCAATTTATCTAGAAAACAAAGAGCAAATCGGCAAAATTGACGAGATCTTTGGCAATCTGCGAGACTACTTCGTTTCAGTTAAGTTAGGTGAGAATATAAAAGCGAAGAGTTTTAAGGATGGACAGCAGTTTTATATTGATCCGGCGAAATTGTTGCCGTTGAAGAGGTTTCTTCCGCAGCCGCCTGGTGCGAAGCGCGGCGGTCGAGGGGGTAGGGGCGGCGGTGGAAGAGGTGGGGGTGGTTTCGGGGGTAGAGGAGGTGGTCGAGGCGGCGGCGGAGGGTTTGGCGGCCGAGGAGGCGGCGGCCGCGGTGGTTTTGGCGGCCGAGGTGGTGGCGGCGGCTTTggaggcggtggcggcggcttCGGAGGCGGTGGACGAGGTGGAGGCTTcgggcgtggcggcggcggccgtGGAGGTGGTTTCAGAGGCGGCCGGCGGTAG